A window of the Pyrodictium abyssi genome harbors these coding sequences:
- a CDS encoding DUF2283 domain-containing protein codes for MRGDEVADSDEVAPGIIVDFNDKGEIVGIEVLGFPVRE; via the coding sequence TTGAGGGGCGACGAGGTTGCTGACTCAGACGAGGTGGCTCCTGGTATAATAGTGGACTTCAACGATAAGGGGGAGATTGTCGGAATAGAAGTGCTGGGGTTTCCCGTAAGAGAATAG
- a CDS encoding type II toxin-antitoxin system VapC family toxin — MLDASFIAKILLEEEGSEKARRLLRDWILRDEGLVTVDLAFSEVLNALWKHAAVLGDLEPGEALEAAKDLTRVWRLLDVSMAAGLAVEALRLALEEGITAYDALYLALALKRRTSLATFDTRLAETARKRGVPVYGLEE, encoded by the coding sequence GTGCTTGACGCTTCGTTCATAGCGAAGATTCTGCTCGAGGAGGAGGGCTCGGAGAAGGCACGGAGACTCCTACGGGACTGGATCCTCCGGGACGAGGGGCTTGTAACAGTTGACCTGGCGTTCTCGGAGGTTCTCAACGCCCTATGGAAGCATGCAGCGGTACTCGGCGACCTAGAGCCTGGGGAGGCTCTTGAGGCAGCAAAAGACCTTACCCGTGTCTGGCGCCTGCTGGATGTGTCCATGGCTGCTGGGCTAGCCGTAGAGGCTCTCAGGCTAGCACTAGAGGAGGGCATCACAGCCTATGATGCTCTATACTTGGCGCTCGCGCTGAAACGGAGAACAAGCCTAGCAACCTTCGACACCAGGCTAGCCGAGACGGCTAGGAAGAGAGGAGTACCAGTCTACGGGCTAGAAGAGTAG
- a CDS encoding ABC transporter ATP-binding protein codes for MCREVVVRLRGVYKYYGEKIAALRGVDLEVCRGEFVAIVGPSGSGKSTLISLVAGLDRPDSGYVEVLGERISGWPPGRRAVWRRRSVGIVFQFYHLFPLLTVLENVVLPMKLAGVFRGRERERALELLELVGMKDKAGRYPGELSGGEQQRVAIARALANDPPLILADEPTANLDTLNKRRVVELLEEVHEMGKTVVLTTHDPGLAGRADRLVCLVDGAVVRCGGGAG; via the coding sequence ATGTGCAGGGAGGTTGTCGTGCGGCTCAGGGGTGTCTACAAGTACTACGGCGAGAAGATAGCGGCGCTGCGGGGCGTAGACCTGGAGGTGTGTAGGGGCGAGTTCGTGGCAATAGTGGGGCCTAGCGGGAGCGGCAAGTCCACGCTCATAAGCCTTGTGGCTGGTCTCGACCGGCCCGACAGCGGCTACGTGGAGGTGCTCGGTGAGAGGATCTCCGGGTGGCCGCCGGGCCGCCGGGCGGTGTGGCGGAGGAGGAGCGTGGGCATAGTCTTCCAGTTCTACCATCTCTTCCCGCTGCTAACCGTGCTCGAGAACGTCGTGCTCCCTATGAAGCTCGCCGGTGTGTTCCGGGGCAGGGAAAGGGAGCGGGCTCTAGAGCTGCTAGAGCTCGTCGGCATGAAGGACAAGGCCGGGAGGTACCCCGGGGAGCTGAGCGGTGGCGAGCAGCAGCGCGTAGCGATAGCTAGGGCTCTGGCTAACGACCCGCCGCTGATACTGGCGGATGAGCCGACCGCCAACCTGGATACCTTGAACAAGAGGAGGGTCGTAGAGCTCCTCGAAGAGGTCCACGAGATGGGGAAGACGGTGGTGCTCACGACGCACGACCCCGGGCTCGCCGGGAGAGCAGACCGGCTGGTCTGCCTCGTAGACGGCGCGGTGGTAAGGTGCGGCGGCGGTGCTGGCTAG
- a CDS encoding UPF0175 family protein: protein MLGLFLSGRISAGKAAELLGLRVDEFYRLLMRLGIEYSIYDEGEALEELEAYERVFRA from the coding sequence GTGCTTGGGCTCTTCCTCTCTGGTAGGATCTCGGCTGGTAAGGCTGCGGAGCTGCTAGGCCTCCGCGTAGACGAGTTCTACCGGCTGCTCATGAGGCTCGGTATAGAGTACAGCATCTACGACGAGGGAGAGGCTCTGGAGGAGCTGGAGGCCTATGAGAGAGTCTTCAGGGCCTAG
- a CDS encoding ABC transporter ATP-binding protein — translation MEDLHFTYPGGTYALRGINLEVRSNDNIFCLMGPNGAGKTTLVRILSTQLKPSKGYVEVLGYPLSDAKRIRREIAIMPQEGRPLGDVTPWEFVYWLLVARGWSFSEAKMRTEEVLKDLDLWEYRSKPCMLLSGGLRRRVLLAAAMATHAALIFLDEPTLGLDPYARRSTWELLLRMKTSSFLFVTTNLGVEAENISTRVALLERGVIRAIGSVEELKQEIPFRYKLVVEGHREVLEHILAAYGTRVRVARLGDRLLVYIPSRGMLEEIVELLASREASFRVSPIDLEDVFAVLTGGVHG, via the coding sequence GTGGAAGACTTGCATTTTACGTATCCTGGCGGTACATACGCTTTAAGAGGCATAAACCTTGAGGTGAGAAGTAATGATAACATCTTCTGCCTCATGGGCCCGAACGGGGCTGGCAAGACGACACTGGTAAGGATACTATCTACCCAGCTTAAGCCGAGTAAGGGCTATGTAGAAGTGCTCGGCTACCCTCTATCGGACGCGAAGAGAATTAGAAGAGAGATAGCTATTATGCCTCAGGAGGGTAGGCCCCTGGGTGACGTTACTCCCTGGGAGTTTGTCTACTGGCTTCTCGTAGCACGGGGCTGGAGCTTCTCGGAGGCCAAGATGAGGACAGAAGAAGTCCTCAAGGACCTTGACTTGTGGGAGTATAGGAGTAAGCCATGTATGCTACTGTCAGGCGGGCTCAGGAGGAGAGTCCTCCTCGCGGCAGCTATGGCTACCCATGCAGCTCTCATCTTTCTTGACGAGCCGACGCTCGGCCTTGACCCGTACGCCCGGAGGAGTACATGGGAGCTATTACTGCGTATGAAGACGAGCAGCTTCTTGTTCGTGACCACTAACCTGGGGGTCGAGGCGGAGAACATCTCTACGAGAGTAGCCCTGCTAGAGCGGGGTGTTATCAGGGCTATAGGCTCTGTAGAGGAGTTGAAGCAGGAGATCCCTTTCCGCTATAAACTCGTGGTAGAGGGCCACAGGGAGGTGCTCGAGCATATACTAGCAGCCTATGGTACTCGCGTTAGGGTTGCCAGGCTTGGGGATAGACTGCTAGTGTACATCCCAAGCAGAGGCATGCTAGAGGAGATTGTTGAGCTACTGGCAAGTCGGGAAGCATCGTTCCGTGTGTCCCCGATTGACCTTGAAGACGTCTTTGCAGTGCTGACCGGTGGCGTGCATGGCTAG
- a CDS encoding DUF3368 domain-containing protein, whose amino-acid sequence MARNKAVVLDDRRARRLARELGLEVIGTLAILRRLYETGILRVTPSKLYQRLLGLGFYIDKELFNRVVGPTVPDNDD is encoded by the coding sequence ATGGCGAGAAACAAGGCAGTTGTCCTGGATGACCGCCGGGCCAGGAGGCTAGCTAGGGAGCTAGGGCTGGAGGTCATCGGGACACTCGCTATACTGCGGAGGCTCTACGAGACCGGGATTCTCCGTGTCACACCGTCTAAACTGTATCAGAGGCTACTTGGCCTAGGATTCTACATCGATAAGGAATTATTCAATAGGGTAGTCGGCCCCACTGTGCCCGATAACGATGACTAA
- a CDS encoding ABC transporter permease, protein MARLKPVIAVAYLTTAPLLRSPLWMAAQLVTPVGVVLTTYMLAGKSALLHVLVGALVSVAAGSCIGIARLLVLFRLIGFHDIIVASPVGLHEYMLGLALSRLLGSLPAITVFSLALSTVAGFNAYRLAVLALAILFAWLLTSLLAFTIALYVESPVHIDSITLFLSSALILLPPVYYPLDALPDALKPVAFIAPTTYAAEMIRRVLVYDEPLHWLLAAALAYAAILSAVVSRRLAS, encoded by the coding sequence ATGGCTAGGCTAAAGCCCGTCATAGCGGTAGCCTACCTTACCACTGCGCCTCTACTCCGCTCCCCCTTATGGATGGCAGCACAGTTGGTGACTCCCGTCGGCGTGGTGCTGACTACGTACATGCTAGCAGGTAAGAGTGCGCTCTTACATGTCCTTGTAGGCGCTCTTGTGTCTGTCGCAGCAGGCTCGTGTATAGGTATTGCGAGGCTGCTTGTACTGTTCCGGCTCATAGGGTTCCACGACATTATTGTAGCATCGCCGGTCGGCTTACACGAGTACATGCTAGGGCTAGCGTTGTCGAGGCTACTAGGCTCACTACCCGCTATCACCGTGTTCTCCCTAGCTCTCTCTACTGTAGCAGGCTTTAACGCCTACAGGTTAGCAGTACTGGCCCTTGCTATACTCTTTGCGTGGCTGCTGACTAGCCTACTCGCATTCACGATAGCGCTGTACGTCGAGAGCCCCGTGCATATAGACTCTATAACCCTGTTCCTTTCGTCAGCACTTATACTGCTCCCGCCGGTCTACTACCCTCTAGACGCGCTGCCAGACGCCCTAAAGCCCGTAGCGTTCATCGCCCCTACAACCTACGCCGCCGAGATGATACGGCGCGTGCTTGTCTACGACGAGCCCCTCCACTGGCTGCTAGCAGCAGCCCTAGCTTACGCAGCCATACTATCCGCCGTAGTATCTAGAAGGCTAGCTTCGTGA
- a CDS encoding DUF4258 domain-containing protein, translating to MKIRCTFHAIERMRQRGIKREEVEDCLDDPDRILEVEELKCVKRLNGKVLVVVYRKDADAVVVITAFRSSKLHRYLQTAL from the coding sequence TTGAAGATACGCTGCACGTTTCACGCGATAGAGCGTATGCGGCAGCGAGGTATAAAACGAGAAGAGGTCGAAGACTGTCTAGATGACCCCGATAGAATTCTTGAGGTCGAAGAACTCAAGTGCGTAAAGAGATTGAACGGTAAGGTCCTAGTAGTGGTTTATAGGAAGGATGCCGACGCAGTCGTAGTCATAACGGCCTTCCGTTCATCAAAGCTGCACAGGTACTTGCAGACAGCGCTATAA
- a CDS encoding ABC transporter permease: MLARAGLRALARRRLETAAIVVLVAVSVAGFLVIRMASGYALALAGKAWVYEVGNILVGVSGGAVDAGEVAQLLQGLPVEKLKVIEAAWTVGYYNGTPLSVVLVYNPDPGPPFSYTPALNASGDRVLLYATGSRLRVPEGATLLLGPQGELRVTVAGVVRGIAVVSAGDLALYADREIVERAAASGGSLEAAIAIVLRPGADAEAVKDEVLERLGKAGYNVSSVFVNTEEDNPARRPIEGVARALETLTLAGQAIALLLIASTSLLAVERGIREVGVLESLGATRLQVAVFYSAHNIARGLAGALLGLAAAIPLSRLLVEWGLRSSEGDETATRLLMELYQFSPRLEDVAVPYAAMLASIVAAAVVPPLLYARGETAPKLRYTGRLEARPRLARLAVLGPEAALALRRLAARPWKLAAFVLLAALVWGSLASIGMVSRGYEHLVARVGSAGYTLKLYVPGDLLEEALEKLRGLPGVEATDTYCVYWNSLSIHDENVVVFVRVSGDEYLWYPLVQGRLPASDNEAVVSTRLAAEHGLGVGDTVEAETPRGTIRLKVVGVADIPTNNGLAVLVTSSPAELLGSAGECMVLVRASGDPYRLALEAKRTLVSSGIPAAVYTGEEGVRNLREAGTVLKVFMLVMESGVLLAGLLGLALAGVVDLAAHLREVGVLRAIGYTDRRIALLEAMEVAAAWLLSAPVALAVGYAMASHMTGLMRSALGAIEPRGPLASLLEAAWIAPPVLALTTAAWVLYLRRVETTRLLAEQ, encoded by the coding sequence GTGCTGGCTAGAGCCGGGCTACGCGCCCTGGCCCGGAGGCGGCTCGAGACGGCAGCCATAGTGGTGCTCGTAGCGGTCTCTGTGGCCGGGTTCCTAGTGATAAGGATGGCCTCCGGCTACGCTCTCGCGCTCGCGGGGAAGGCGTGGGTCTACGAGGTCGGCAACATACTGGTGGGCGTCAGCGGCGGCGCGGTAGACGCGGGGGAGGTGGCCCAGCTCCTCCAGGGCCTCCCCGTGGAGAAGCTCAAGGTCATCGAGGCCGCGTGGACGGTTGGATACTACAACGGCACCCCGTTGTCGGTTGTGCTGGTCTACAACCCTGACCCGGGCCCGCCCTTCAGCTACACCCCTGCCCTAAACGCCTCCGGCGACCGGGTGCTGCTCTACGCTACCGGGTCGAGGCTCCGCGTCCCAGAGGGCGCTACGCTGCTCCTCGGGCCCCAGGGAGAGCTAAGAGTGACTGTGGCCGGTGTCGTCCGCGGCATAGCCGTGGTCTCTGCAGGCGACCTAGCGCTCTACGCGGACCGGGAGATAGTAGAGAGGGCGGCAGCGAGCGGGGGAAGCCTAGAGGCGGCCATAGCTATAGTCCTCCGGCCGGGCGCCGACGCCGAGGCCGTGAAGGACGAGGTCCTGGAGAGGTTGGGGAAGGCGGGCTACAACGTGTCATCCGTGTTCGTCAACACGGAGGAGGATAACCCCGCGCGTAGACCCATAGAGGGCGTAGCCAGGGCCCTGGAGACGCTGACGCTGGCTGGCCAGGCTATAGCGCTCCTACTGATAGCCTCTACGAGCCTACTAGCAGTGGAGCGTGGCATCCGCGAGGTGGGTGTACTCGAGAGCCTCGGCGCCACGCGGCTCCAGGTAGCAGTGTTCTACTCAGCGCACAACATAGCCCGCGGGCTAGCCGGGGCCCTACTAGGCCTAGCAGCGGCTATCCCCCTATCCCGGCTGCTAGTGGAGTGGGGCCTCAGAAGCTCTGAGGGCGACGAGACGGCCACCAGGCTGCTGATGGAGCTGTACCAGTTCAGCCCACGGCTAGAGGACGTCGCCGTGCCCTACGCGGCGATGCTAGCATCCATAGTGGCTGCTGCCGTGGTGCCTCCGCTGCTCTACGCCCGGGGCGAGACGGCCCCCAAGCTGCGGTACACAGGCCGCCTGGAGGCGAGGCCCCGGCTCGCCCGCCTAGCGGTGCTAGGGCCAGAGGCGGCGCTGGCGCTCCGCAGGCTAGCAGCGAGGCCATGGAAGCTCGCTGCCTTCGTGCTACTCGCGGCCCTGGTATGGGGAAGCCTCGCATCGATAGGCATGGTGAGCCGGGGCTACGAGCACCTCGTAGCCCGTGTCGGCTCAGCCGGCTACACGCTGAAGCTGTACGTGCCCGGAGACCTGCTAGAAGAGGCCCTGGAGAAGCTTAGAGGCCTCCCCGGCGTAGAGGCTACTGATACCTACTGCGTCTACTGGAATAGTCTTAGCATCCACGACGAGAACGTGGTGGTATTCGTCCGTGTATCCGGCGACGAATACCTCTGGTACCCCCTGGTCCAGGGCAGGCTCCCCGCGTCAGACAACGAGGCCGTGGTCTCTACAAGGCTAGCAGCGGAGCACGGCCTAGGCGTCGGCGACACCGTGGAGGCAGAGACCCCGAGGGGCACTATCCGCCTAAAAGTGGTAGGAGTAGCCGATATACCCACGAACAACGGCCTAGCAGTACTCGTAACCAGCAGCCCCGCAGAGCTCCTCGGCTCGGCGGGCGAGTGCATGGTACTGGTCAGGGCGAGCGGCGACCCGTACAGGCTAGCCCTGGAGGCCAAGCGCACCCTAGTATCCTCCGGCATACCCGCCGCAGTCTACACCGGGGAGGAGGGCGTCAGGAACCTCAGAGAAGCGGGCACCGTGCTTAAGGTGTTCATGCTCGTTATGGAGTCCGGCGTCCTCCTAGCGGGGCTGCTAGGCCTAGCACTAGCAGGAGTAGTAGACCTGGCGGCCCACCTACGCGAGGTAGGCGTGCTACGGGCGATAGGCTATACGGACCGGAGGATAGCCCTCCTCGAAGCCATGGAGGTGGCGGCCGCCTGGCTGCTGTCAGCCCCCGTGGCCCTCGCGGTAGGCTACGCTATGGCCAGCCACATGACGGGGCTTATGAGGAGCGCCCTAGGAGCCATAGAGCCGCGCGGCCCCCTAGCCTCGCTGCTAGAGGCCGCCTGGATAGCCCCACCAGTACTAGCACTGACAACAGCCGCCTGGGTGCTGTACCTCCGCAGGGTCGAGACAACACGC
- a CDS encoding CopG family transcriptional regulator — protein sequence MSSDVVSVRVPKELKEKMRKYDIDWAEEIRKFLEKRVKSLEALEVLEAVGARAQKRRTRFDSARVIREARDEHW from the coding sequence TTGTCCTCTGATGTCGTCTCGGTGCGTGTCCCTAAAGAGCTGAAGGAGAAGATGAGAAAGTACGATATCGACTGGGCTGAGGAGATAAGAAAATTCCTTGAGAAGCGTGTTAAGAGCCTAGAGGCACTAGAAGTCCTAGAGGCCGTCGGAGCCCGGGCCCAGAAGAGGAGAACCCGTTTCGACTCCGCCAGGGTTATCAGAGAAGCCAGGGACGAGCATTGGTAG